GGTGCTGATCTGGTCAACAATGGCGGAGATCTTGGGGTTGACGGCAGGGGCAGCGGCGGTAGACTCGAAGCGcttctggacgaggagggagcTCGAGGCCCGGGTGGATGCGCGGAGCTGGCGGGCGGCGCATTGCGCGGCGAAGCGAACCGAGAGAGACATTGTGTTGGTCTGGttgggtgtgtgtgtgttttggtggaggtgggTTTGTAGGAGGGAGTCGGACTCggaccggaggaggagaagagggaagagggcgCGCGGGGGCGGACGGATTGGGAGGTTCTCTTTGGTGAGGGAGGGCTTGCCGTCGACGTCGACTTTCGAGGATCGTAACAACCGAACCGTACAACTAAAACGGAGATATTTTTTTGGGGACGTTGTCGCTCGCTCCCGGGTGCTGCGAAATCTGGGACCCACCACTGGCAGTTGGCAGCTTGGGTGCTTTTGCTGGGAGAGCTCTGTCCCTGGCGGCTGGCTGACCCGAGCTGCAGCTGGAGGGGAAAACACAAGCTGCCTGCCCCGCGGGGGTCTGGGGATTGAGGTACCGCCGTACCTTGAAGCCCACTGAAAACGCGCTAAAAGATGGCCCCCTGTCATCCCAGACGCGCCCCTGCCGCTGTTCGTCCCACCCGCACTCTTTCATCTCACTCAGTGCACTGCACTTTGAAGAAAGCGGCTCCCTTGCCTGCCGCCACAGCAGCCGACTTACATGCGGCTAGCAGTCTTAGCACTAGCATGCACCCCACTATCACTCAATGCGATAAGGAATTTCATGTGGGAAAAAGTTCCAAACGGGCACTCAAGCGAACTGAAGGGTCAATGGGCAAAAAAAGttaagaaaaaaaaagacactaacaaaaacatcaaccgtcttcaacaacaacgacgacgacgacgacgacaacgacgacaacactcACAACAAGCCGTCCGTCGCTTTTCCCCTGGCCAATATGGCCGTGATCGATGTGAGCCAGCAGAGGGCGTCGCTCCTTAGCGATGCGACCACCTTGGACCTCTTGCCGCCAGAGTT
The window above is part of the Sordaria macrospora chromosome 4, complete sequence genome. Proteins encoded here:
- a CDS encoding mitochondrial 54S ribosomal protein bL12m, which produces MTGGHLLARFQWASRYGGTSIPRPPRGRQLVFSPPAAARVSQPPGTELSQQKHPSCQLPVVGPRFRSTRERATTSPKKYLRFSCTVRLLRSSKVDVDGKPSLTKENLPIRPPPRALFPLLLLRSESDSLLQTHLHQNTHTPNQTNTMSLSVRFAAQCAARQLRASTRASSSLLVQKRFESTAAAPAVNPKISAIVDQISTLTLLETSELVASLKSRLNIPDLPVGGFAAAASGPAPAAAPAEEEEAAPAAAEKTLFTLKLEKFDAAAKPKVIKEVKNLLGLSLVESKKFVESAPKVMKESVPKEDAEKIVAAMKELGAVVTMD